The nucleotide sequence TTATCTACAATTGTTCTTGCAGAAGACCGCTTTAGCGGCACTACCTGAGATTCTGGTTACTACACCAGCTTGCATAAAGAAATGCTTGTCAGATGGTGTTCTTCAACCAGCTTCCATTGATGATTCACTAGAAATTCTCGTTCTTGATGAGGTGAGGGAACAGTTATTGGCACAGATGCACAATCATATTTGTCAGTTTTACTTTAGTGATGGAATTCATATTCATTGCTTGCTGCCCCAATAATTTTGTTCTCCTTCAAAGACTATTTGCTCCTACACTGATTCTGTACCTGATAGCTTATGCCTATGCGTTATTGACAAATATTGtattagagttgtaattgtTACCTGAAAATTCTGCTACGTTGTTGTTTTACATGGTTTTAGAATTTATAGGTGCATTGACTTTATAATTTTTGCACTAATCTATGGCTGGTAGGTACTATTACGATATTCGCTTTTTCCCATTGCCAAGTTTTGAAGATTGTTTACTTAGTATTATCCCATTGACCGATCACTAAACTGTATTTTGTTTCAGGCAGATCTTCTGTTGTCATATGGTTATGAGGCAGATATAAAAGCATTTACACCTCACATCCCTAAGCGTTGTCAATGTCTTCTTATGTCTGCCACCGCAAGGTTTGTTATTTACAGAATATCTGCACCAATCTTATTTTCGTACCAATCTTATTTTCAGAATTAGAAACGTAGGAGTTGATGTTAAGGATGATGAATTTGGTTCCATTATTATCTCTAGATGGATCAAAGGtggattttatcatttttttcacttgaggtttttactttgcaatctgctATTGATGCGATACCTAGCACATTTTGACACTTGGCAGTGATGATGTTGAAAAACTGAAGAAGCTGATTCTGCATAACTCTTACATTTTGACTTTACCTGAAGTTGGAGATATCAAGGATGATGTTATCCCGAAAAATGTTCAGCAGTTCTGGGTAAGACTCGTGATGCCTTTAACAGGAAATCACATAATCCCAACATTCTTTTGTTTCACCATCTTTGCCAAAAGTGCTTTATGATTCATGACTCATTCAACATAGAAGTAATAGTTCAGTTAGCACAGTCAATctgtatatttttttcatactATAAATTACTGAAACATGTAAACTCTATTAGCACAGTCAATctgtatatttttttcatactATAAATTACTGAAACATGTAAACTCTATAACCATTTAGATTTTTCAGGTATAAATACTATGCTTTGTTTTGCCCAAAacggtttatttttatttttaaggcaTGTCTACTTCAGTTTAGTTTGTCATCTTTCGTTTACGCTATCACCTATGTATAAGTTCCCTCTCTTTAGGTAACAGTGATCTTAtgggtttttgtgtgtttttcaTTGCTTTGTGTATCTTTTATGTGTGCCAATTGAGTTCTTGTTGAAATGAGACTTTCATGTGTCTATTAACTTTCTTTTTTCCTTAGATATCATGCAGTTTTCGTGACAAGTTACTGTACATACTGTCCCTCTTGAAGTTGGAGCTGGTTCAGAAAAAGGTTCTGATATTCACTAATACAATTGACATGGGGTTCAGATTAAAACTATTTCTGGAAAAGGTATTTAAATTTCTTTCAGATGCGTaacgttttttttctttctaaaacaCAATCCTTCAGAGGGAGGGAGGGGTTGATTTATGCCGTTATATAAGTCTAAGTTATATAAGTCTAACTGCCTTTATACTGCATAATCATAACTTATTATCTGTCTGCTTTATGTACTTTGTTACTGTCCATTTTTGCAGTTTGGAATCAGATCAGCTGTTTTAAACTCAGAGTTGCCACAAAATTCTCGTCTGCACATTCTTGAGGTTTGCCAATATCCGAATCTATTTGTATTCCAGTCTGTTCATGTTTTGTGTTTTCCTATGTTATGGGTTAGAGTTATTTCTCAGGTCTACCATCTACCATTTGGAGAATTATGTTTTACGAAATCCTTACAACTGTAGTTTGTCAACAGGAATTCAATGCTGGGCTTTTTGATTATTTGATTGCGACTGATAACAGCAAATCAAAAGAGAGTGAAGACAAGGCGGAGAGTAGTATTGAACTAAAAAAATCTAGAAAGCATGCTAAACATAAAGCTGACTCTGAGTTTGGAGTGGTGCGGGGAATTGACTTCAAAAATGTACACACGGTATGTCATTACTATTCTTGTTGGTGTTTTTTTGCGGGCTATCATTCTTTATATTAAACTCTGACCGGGTTAGTTCTAGGATATCATGTATGCATCCTGGATGATTTATTTGAACTCGATAGCATTGATTTGGTAAAatcaaattcacattttaaTTGCTGGTTTTTCATTCCCAAGAATATTTATGAATATCTGTTACTTTGAAAGTGTGTCTTCAAATTACTATCTTGAAAGAGTGTACAATGTCCCAATAACTGTACTACGTATCTATCACTTACCAGTTGCAAAGTTGACCATTTATTATTTGGAGGGAGAATCTGGAGGAAATATTAATCTTATTTTATCAAATAGTTATAGCTGAAAAGTGGTGAAAATTCTGGATCAGTGAGTTTTTCTTCAGTTCATTCATTATTTTTATAGCTAGGAGTCCCATAGGGCTAAAATTTACATTTGTAACTTAATTAAGAATGTCAAAGGTTCAAGCTTCTTTCCACGATCACGTTGGCCACCTAAGCCATTGTCCTAGAATTCATTAAGTCGATAACCAATTTCTTGTGCCTTGTCAATCTGAGGTGGGAAGATATAATTTATTTAACTCATGCACCTAAATGTCACAATATATGTCAGTATATCCCTTTGGGTATTATATAAGAGTTACAGTTTTCTATTTTGTTATGTATTGGCTTGCCATAGTGCTCCTTATTCATGTTGTTTacacttgtgatttcttcattACATACCCCTATTCAAATGTCTCTTTTTCATGTTGTGATTGGATAGAATGTCTTGGTAATTCAAGTCATGGTGGGCTTCTGCTGTTTCAGGAGCCGATGATTGTTCCTTGAGTTGCtagtttaagtttttttttttttttcggttacGGTGGACCAAGTTCACCtttaatgaaaatttgattccttttatattaatgaaagatttctttgttttctgtgttttaaaaattatattatcaAATACCATGCTCAGTTAGCATTCTGTTTAACCATACCAACATTTCATTCTTTGATGCAGGTTGTAAATTTGGATATGCCTCTAAGTGCTGAAGGATATGTTCATCGAATTGGACGTACAGGAAGGGCATATAGTACTGGTGCTTCTATCTCCCTTGTGAGTTTGTTACTCGATGATCATTACATCTTTAACACACCCCGCCCCACtccattttccctttttaagGAAACCAAATAATCTGAATTTCACACCCTGAACCCTGTTATAACCCCATGCATCCTCTGTGGAAGTTTTCAAGCTCCTTGGGACGTGTCAAATATAACCATAGCTGGCTGTTCCAGCGAACCCAAAATGCTTGTACAAACTTTTGTTTGTTGTGCACGCATGTGATGCAACAGTATATGTTCTAAAAAGATTTCTGTATAAATTTAGGTTTGTGTGTTTCATCTTGCCCAAGACGTGTATGTTTAATGCCTCCATAGAAGAGAGAGTTGATAATGATAATTATGATGATCTTATCTTGTGAAACATTCtcattttaatatttgtttCTTGTAACAGGTGTCTCCAGATGAGATAACAATCTTTGAAGAAATAAAATCCTTTTTGGGGGATGATGAGAAAGATGATTCAAACTTAATTGCTCCATTTCCTTTACTGACCAAGAACGCAGTGGAGTCTTTAAGATATAGATCTGAGGTGATTGTTCTGATTCATTTATCTTTCATGGTTCCCTTTGTCTTTGCATTAAGGTTTCATTGGTCATCTCACTTTTTTCGCTTCCTGAGTGGACCCTTGAGACATTGTCGTCCTATTAACCATAAATTTCCAACTTTCTATCACCTTGTTTTGCATCATTCAAATTCCTAATCTGACACTGACTGGAAGCCTAATGTATGCTCAAAGCCGCAAGATCACTGATGATAAACACCGACTTTTGTAGGATGTTGCAAAGAGTGTGACAAAGATTGCTGTCAGAGAATCGCGAGCTCaagatttgagaaatgaaatTCTCAATTCTGAAAAGTAAGTATATACCATTATTGCTTTCTTTATCTGTGATTCGGTATGAGGCTGTGGCCCTTTAAACATTGGGTGTAACTgctcgtgttttttttttttagttctctGTTTTCCAGCCTTCGCTTTCTCTTCACTAACCTCTCTACGATgacttatgtttttgttttctaacgGTCTGCTTCTATATGTTTAGGTTGAAATCGCATTTTGAAGTTAATCCAAGAGACCTAGGTATTGTTAGTTGGATGTATCAAGTGTCATTATACCCATTTCAGTACGATTTCAAGGTACAAGATTAAACCAttactaatgtttattattTGTGAGCAGATCTGTTGAAACATGACAAGGTTCTCAGCAAGAAGCCCCCCGCTCCTCACCTACGTGATGTTCCTGATTATCTGTTGGACGCAACTACTAAAGAAGCCAGCAAGACCGTTAAGCTTGCTAGAGCTGCAATGGGAAATCCCAACCCCGCTCGCCGCAATGGATataagaaaaaaaccaaaaagaacaaGGACCCCCTCAAGACTTTCACCACTGAGGTACTTTAGCGTTTGTTTATATGTAAATTCTTTCATGATTTTAAGTCTTATCCGTTTCACTTAGACATATACAACAAAGCAACGAAGCCTCGTCCCAACTACTAATGGGCAGATACAGGAATTGGTTGCTAATGTATTTTGTATTAATCTGATGCCAGGGACAAAAGAGAGCTCGTAGGGACGGGTCGAAGGCAGAAGGTAAAGATGGCAATGACTACCGTAGACAAAAGAAGAGAAAGTAgacaaaagaagagaaaggcGTAAGTTATCTTTTGATTTCATCCTTATGTACTTGTCTAAACAGAGAAGCAAGCAACCAACTCCCTCAATTTTGTATCAAGATATGTTGATAATTTATGGTTGTTTAAACACCTGCTTTATTCAACCACCCATCTGCAGTGTACTTAAAGGTGGGCTCAACTTCTTTGTCCAGTTATACAATCTTACCCACAAATTTtgtatttggtttaaaattgaTTGAACTAATGGTTACAAATCTCAATTTGCTGAATTGATCACAATCAAATAACGACGATGCGTGGATTGTTTTTTCCTCCAATTAGGTAAAATGATTGACGTTTGGTTGCTGAAACTTAATTATTGACGATATATTGATCTGATATCAACGAAAGAAAGATGATATAATGTTGAAAATGGATTATTTCAGCATCAAATGTCAAAGTCGCGATATTAATTCCAACACatatgtgattgtataaattatTAGTATATTGTATTTAGGATATTAGAAGACGCTTTATctttacaattgttttactTACCTTCTtgatttactataaataaaggcctaaattttgaaaaataatattgaattCCTCAAACCTATTcttcatttctctctttttgtCTTTGACGCGccttatctttctctctctaattatTGGCCACAACACAAGTGATATTTTTGCAATTGCATAATTTcagcaatttttatttttatttttgttttgtttaatatGTGGTTCAACTTTTGTTGTCTACATTTAATTGTTATTTAACAACAAAATTGTTTGGTACAAAGACAAGTCTCAACTCACAAGGTAACCGACTACGGTACGATTCCGATTTACATTTACTCGGAGGACCACACTTGAATGATACTCCAATTCTCTCTCGTGATATATATAGCAATCAATGGCTCTTTTAAGATTGAGTAGTTGTTACTTCTTAATATACTTTATGATcgattcacaatttttttttgttcataatcgaaactatttatattataaatttttatataaagatcaaatttacacaaaaaaataattaa is from Pyrus communis chromosome 10, drPyrComm1.1, whole genome shotgun sequence and encodes:
- the LOC137748396 gene encoding DEAD-box ATP-dependent RNA helicase 16; the encoded protein is MAETTEKPPKEIENEEEEDQTFETLGLDGRLIRALNKKKIHKPTPIQQVAIPLILQGKDVVARAKTGSGKTFAYLLPLLQKLFASESKKKLAPSAIVLVPTRELSQQVYTEVSSLIEFCRVPLKVVQLTSSMPAPDWKTALAALPEILVTTPACIKKCLSDGVLQPASIDDSLEILVLDEADLLLSYGYEADIKAFTPHIPKRCQCLLMSATASDDVEKLKKLILHNSYILTLPEVGDIKDDVIPKNVQQFWISCSFRDKLLYILSLLKLELVQKKVLIFTNTIDMGFRLKLFLEKFGIRSAVLNSELPQNSRLHILEEFNAGLFDYLIATDNSKSKESEDKAESSIELKKSRKHAKHKADSEFGVVRGIDFKNVHTVVNLDMPLSAEGYVHRIGRTGRAYSTGASISLVSPDEITIFEEIKSFLGDDEKDDSNLIAPFPLLTKNAVESLRYRSEDVAKSVTKIAVRESRAQDLRNEILNSEKLKSHFEVNPRDLDLLKHDKVLSKKPPAPHLRDVPDYLLDATTKEASKTVKLARAAMGNPNPARRNGYKKKTKKNKDPLKTFTTEGQKRARRDGSKAEGKDGNDYRRQKKRK